A window from Bacteroidales bacterium encodes these proteins:
- a CDS encoding BamA/TamA family outer membrane protein, whose amino-acid sequence MRFRSNIGLAVLLLILGGCSNIRFLAEDQVLYTGQTGIDIRIGDDDVKPSDVKQIVKSVPAQKPNNSLFDRRLLPPVGLWVYNYCKDEEQRKLKHWIYKSVSKAPVLISDIRPELRAQKMANDLFDQGYFGARAWPVVDTIARNPRKARISYFIEVDTPYRYAKIDFDPAFTSMDTTIKQDDFRTQIKPGDPFNLDKLSRARNDLSRQFQNQGYFYFARDFIQLDADTSLGNKEINLLVRSRGDLPASALSKYSIDSILVIVRSPGDSAESVVEAFQYEGLTIFSSGDYLKPEVLRAALFFNSGDPYSYTSYQNSLTRLNKLGVFSFVRIHYEKNSRDSLSHLLNVKIDLILAEPVNLNIAADMAMKSTGFVGPALSAGISHSNTFRGAEKVQFSPTGALEWQWGPKQENQLGTFSYELGLNSGITFPKLTLLGNHQRIKALMNQETSVNLNFNLRNRTNYYSMFSALTNLKYSWGKRREIRHTYAPVYLNSVSLLATTPAFDSVIDGNIYIRKSFEEQLIIGMRYDFSYDNTYKKQAHNLFYQAGVSSSGNALDLFEGIGRGASDRPFEILNTVYSQHLKLTSDFRYYLNGFQKTLAMRLYAGIGIPYGNSSVLPYVEQFFSGGAYSIRGFTARTLGPGSYHEVENSYIDQSGDMKLEANLEFRFGISRILKGAVFLESGNIWLINEDENRPGSRFHVDSFNKQLAVGCGVGLRFDFNFFVLRTDLGFPLRTPYLQDDKYWFSGEGSTLSSALFYFAIGYPF is encoded by the coding sequence ATGAGGTTTCGATCCAACATAGGTCTGGCAGTCCTTCTGCTTATCCTGGGCGGGTGTTCAAATATCCGTTTTCTCGCTGAGGACCAGGTGCTGTATACCGGACAGACTGGTATTGACATTCGAATCGGAGATGATGACGTAAAGCCCTCCGACGTGAAACAAATTGTCAAGTCGGTGCCGGCTCAGAAACCCAACAATTCCCTGTTTGACCGGCGTCTATTGCCGCCTGTCGGTTTGTGGGTTTATAACTACTGTAAGGATGAGGAACAAAGAAAGCTCAAACACTGGATCTATAAAAGCGTCTCCAAAGCACCGGTTTTGATTTCAGATATAAGGCCCGAACTAAGGGCTCAAAAGATGGCCAATGATTTGTTTGATCAGGGTTATTTCGGGGCACGGGCCTGGCCGGTGGTGGATACCATTGCCCGAAATCCGCGCAAAGCCAGGATTTCCTACTTCATTGAAGTGGACACGCCCTACAGGTATGCGAAGATTGACTTTGATCCGGCCTTTACATCCATGGATACTACTATTAAACAGGATGATTTCAGAACTCAGATCAAGCCCGGGGATCCCTTTAATCTTGACAAACTATCCAGAGCGAGGAACGATCTTTCCAGGCAGTTTCAAAACCAGGGCTATTTCTATTTCGCCAGGGACTTTATTCAGCTGGATGCCGATACAAGTCTGGGGAACAAGGAGATAAATCTACTGGTTCGCAGCCGGGGAGACCTTCCGGCTTCTGCTCTTTCAAAATACAGCATTGATAGTATCCTGGTCATCGTTCGCTCCCCTGGAGATAGCGCGGAGTCCGTTGTGGAAGCTTTTCAGTATGAGGGGCTGACCATCTTTTCATCGGGCGATTATTTGAAACCCGAGGTGTTAAGGGCAGCGCTGTTTTTTAATTCAGGCGATCCGTATTCCTATACCAGTTATCAGAATTCCCTCACCCGGTTAAATAAGCTGGGAGTATTCAGTTTTGTCCGTATTCACTATGAGAAAAACAGCAGGGATAGTCTGAGTCATTTGTTGAATGTGAAGATTGACCTGATTTTGGCCGAACCCGTCAATCTGAATATAGCGGCTGATATGGCTATGAAATCCACGGGATTCGTCGGTCCTGCCCTTTCAGCCGGTATTTCTCACAGCAACACCTTCCGGGGGGCGGAAAAGGTACAGTTCTCACCCACCGGCGCCCTGGAATGGCAATGGGGACCCAAACAGGAGAATCAGCTGGGAACCTTCTCCTATGAACTGGGATTAAATTCCGGTATAACTTTTCCGAAACTCACTCTTCTGGGCAATCATCAAAGAATCAAAGCTCTTATGAATCAGGAGACCTCGGTTAACCTGAATTTTAATCTACGGAACCGTACCAACTATTACTCGATGTTCTCGGCCCTGACCAATCTGAAATACAGCTGGGGAAAACGCCGGGAGATCAGGCATACTTATGCTCCTGTATACTTAAATTCTGTTTCTCTGCTGGCCACTACGCCGGCTTTTGATTCGGTAATTGATGGAAATATTTATATCCGGAAAAGTTTCGAAGAGCAATTGATTATAGGAATGAGGTATGATTTCAGCTACGACAATACGTATAAAAAACAAGCTCACAACCTTTTCTACCAGGCAGGAGTCAGCAGTTCAGGTAATGCTCTGGATTTGTTTGAGGGAATCGGGAGGGGAGCGTCGGACAGACCGTTTGAAATTCTGAACACGGTGTATTCCCAGCACCTGAAGCTTACATCCGATTTCCGTTATTACCTGAACGGGTTCCAAAAAACCCTGGCCATGCGCCTCTATGCAGGTATCGGGATTCCCTACGGCAATTCTTCCGTTCTTCCCTACGTGGAACAGTTCTTCAGTGGGGGTGCCTACAGTATCCGGGGCTTTACAGCCCGGACACTGGGACCGGGCTCCTACCACGAGGTGGAAAACAGTTACATAGACCAGTCGGGCGATATGAAGCTGGAAGCCAATCTTGAATTCCGTTTTGGGATCTCCCGCATCCTGAAGGGGGCTGTTTTCCTGGAAAGCGGGAATATCTGGCTGATCAATGAGGATGAGAACAGGCCCGGATCCCGGTTCCATGTTGATAGCTTTAATAAACAGCTGGCAGTGGGTTGCGGGGTGGGACTGAGGTTTGATTTTAACTTTTTTGTTCTGCGGACGGACCTGGGATTCCCCCTCAGAACCCCTTATCTTCAGGATGATAAGTACTGGTTCTCCGGAGAAGGAAGCACCTTATCCTCTGCCCTTTTTTACTTCGCCATAGGCTACCCCTTCTGA
- a CDS encoding MFS transporter translates to MSLIRALEQWSFPMREEHKLPLFYFLVLGAFAGWQSYYNLHLDGIGFSSMQIGILNAVFIFTSALVVPFWGILADRYGGNRILLLLSSVCAVMVILIGETFKFHWMLMFIAVISVFHQPSGAVVDGMTVGFVRANPRFSYGQFRLWTSVGYASISLIVGYLARHGTDIIFKVSAGLFLLLSMINLLTLPDKPVRGKGLVTFRSFGIFFRNYRLLFFLLLIFFLGIAIAPLMQFINLYYYDIGAGASFIGWVFFLQALPEIPAYIVGTRIVKRIGAEKMILLSMGISMLRLVFYGLIEVPEVAIFFSIFHCITIAFFLIGVVEYVQARTPDHLQNTGQALIWAFHYGAGVSVGNIILGYLRDATGMLKAMHIHALLALLVLFLTALLFQKNRA, encoded by the coding sequence ATGAGTTTAATCCGGGCCCTTGAGCAGTGGTCTTTTCCCATGAGAGAAGAGCATAAGCTTCCGCTTTTTTACTTTCTTGTTCTGGGCGCCTTTGCCGGCTGGCAATCCTATTACAACCTGCACCTCGATGGCATCGGGTTCAGCAGCATGCAGATCGGCATCCTGAATGCGGTCTTTATTTTCACCTCGGCCCTGGTGGTCCCTTTCTGGGGCATTCTGGCCGACAGGTATGGAGGTAACAGGATACTGCTTCTCTTATCCTCTGTTTGTGCCGTAATGGTTATCCTGATCGGGGAAACCTTCAAATTTCACTGGATGCTCATGTTTATTGCTGTGATATCTGTGTTTCATCAGCCCTCGGGAGCGGTGGTGGATGGAATGACTGTTGGATTCGTCCGGGCAAACCCCCGCTTCTCCTATGGACAGTTCAGACTCTGGACCTCGGTGGGGTATGCGTCTATTTCTCTGATCGTGGGCTACCTGGCCCGGCATGGAACGGATATCATATTTAAAGTCTCGGCCGGACTCTTCCTGCTGCTTTCTATGATTAACCTCTTAACCCTGCCCGATAAGCCTGTAAGGGGAAAAGGCCTGGTTACTTTCCGGAGCTTCGGCATCTTCTTTCGTAACTATCGCTTGCTCTTCTTCCTGCTGCTTATTTTCTTCCTGGGCATAGCCATTGCCCCCCTGATGCAGTTTATCAATCTCTACTATTACGATATTGGCGCAGGGGCTTCCTTTATCGGCTGGGTGTTTTTCCTGCAGGCCCTTCCCGAAATCCCGGCTTATATCGTGGGGACAAGGATTGTAAAACGGATCGGCGCCGAAAAGATGATTCTTCTTTCCATGGGGATTTCCATGTTGCGTCTGGTATTTTACGGTCTGATCGAGGTGCCGGAAGTGGCCATTTTTTTCAGCATTTTTCATTGCATCACCATTGCCTTTTTCCTGATAGGGGTGGTGGAATATGTGCAGGCGCGCACGCCCGATCACCTTCAGAATACCGGTCAGGCCCTGATATGGGCTTTTCATTACGGGGCAGGAGTCAGTGTCGGAAATATTATTCTGGGCTATCTCAGGGATGCCACCGGGATGCTGAAGGCAATGCATATTCACGCGCTGCTGGCCCTGCTGGTTCTGTTCCTGACCGCCTTGCTTTTTCAGAAAAACCGGGCGTAA
- a CDS encoding sugar porter family MFS transporter yields MGLQRFNLKYITGISLVAALGGLLFGYDWVVIGGAKPFYEQFFQIAQNPSLQGLAMSSALAGCILGTVLSGLLAGRYGRKKLLMLAALLFLVSAAGTGGSQYFSAFIAYRILGGMGIGLASTLSPVYIAEIAPAGLRGRFVALNQLTIVIGILLAQIVNWIIAEPVPDHAAGSFIINSWNGQTGWRYMFRAEAVPAILFFLCMWFVPESPRWLIKKGYPDKARDILSRIGGNRYSKQTTLEIEASLDAEGGKSGSASILSKSIFPVLVIGVILALFQQWCGINVIFLYAEEVFSAAGYTISDMLFNVMITGSVNLVFTLLALSLVDRIGRKKLLLSGAGGLALIYSIVGALYFTGSTGLPLLIFVIAAIACYAMTLAPVTWVVLSEIFPNKVRGAAMAVATFALWTGNLLLAYFFPLINNKIHASGSFWLFSLICVAGFFYIKARLIETRGKSLEEIEKALLNK; encoded by the coding sequence ATGGGTTTGCAAAGGTTCAATCTGAAATATATCACGGGCATCTCTCTGGTGGCAGCACTGGGGGGACTGTTGTTTGGATATGACTGGGTGGTCATCGGAGGGGCAAAACCCTTTTACGAGCAGTTCTTTCAGATCGCCCAAAACCCATCCCTTCAGGGATTGGCCATGAGCAGTGCCCTGGCAGGCTGCATTCTTGGCACGGTCCTCTCCGGGCTTCTTGCCGGGCGCTATGGGAGAAAGAAACTGCTGATGCTTGCCGCATTGCTGTTTCTTGTTTCCGCCGCAGGAACCGGTGGCTCTCAATATTTCTCCGCCTTTATCGCTTACCGGATTCTGGGAGGAATGGGGATCGGACTGGCTTCAACTCTTTCCCCGGTGTATATCGCAGAGATTGCCCCGGCCGGCCTCCGAGGTCGGTTTGTGGCCCTAAACCAGCTGACCATTGTCATCGGGATCCTGCTGGCTCAGATCGTCAACTGGATCATTGCAGAACCGGTGCCGGATCATGCTGCCGGATCTTTCATTATTAATTCCTGGAACGGGCAGACCGGCTGGAGGTATATGTTCCGGGCAGAAGCGGTTCCGGCCATACTTTTCTTCCTCTGCATGTGGTTTGTCCCCGAAAGTCCCAGATGGCTCATCAAAAAGGGATACCCCGACAAAGCCAGGGACATATTGAGCAGGATTGGCGGCAATCGCTATTCAAAACAGACCACTTTGGAGATTGAAGCCTCGCTTGATGCCGAAGGAGGAAAATCCGGGTCCGCTTCCATTTTGAGCAAATCCATCTTTCCGGTGCTTGTCATAGGAGTTATCCTGGCGCTGTTCCAGCAATGGTGCGGGATCAATGTAATCTTCCTGTATGCCGAGGAGGTCTTCTCTGCTGCAGGATACACCATCTCGGACATGCTCTTCAATGTAATGATCACCGGCAGTGTAAATCTGGTCTTTACCCTGCTTGCACTGAGCCTGGTGGACCGGATCGGACGTAAAAAACTACTGCTGTCAGGAGCAGGGGGCCTGGCCCTGATCTATTCCATTGTGGGGGCCCTCTATTTTACCGGTTCCACCGGCTTGCCACTCCTGATTTTTGTGATCGCCGCCATTGCCTGCTATGCCATGACCCTTGCACCGGTAACCTGGGTGGTTCTGTCTGAAATATTCCCCAATAAGGTAAGGGGTGCAGCCATGGCCGTTGCCACTTTTGCCCTCTGGACCGGAAATTTGCTGCTGGCCTATTTCTTCCCTCTTATTAATAATAAGATACATGCCTCGGGAAGTTTCTGGTTGTTTTCTCTGATCTGTGTGGCAGGCTTCTTCTATATCAAAGCCAGGCTTATTGAGACCAGGGGGAAATCTCTGGAAGAGATAGAGAAAGCTCTGTTAAACAAATAG
- a CDS encoding translocation/assembly module TamB domain-containing protein, producing MSRRKLSRFLLIFLVVTLGLVIVLFTAINLPFSRRFATSRVNQILSQAELPLRIQAIKKILPASVQVQGALIAGPRGDTILYAGELEADIRLLALLRSRVVIRDLQLDGVRVEIARDSTLQELNIASVFQTGKKEEPEVPEKNPAHWKIFIRKGRLSNISFRMNDSLNGIRVSQHISDLGMRGFRLLLAEKELFFRSLEVSGSRGNLLLNSSLQTSNENSGFPWNMGFQSLALKNIDFTFMQLADSLKLQAQLKEANMQAEKIDLPSKTLDLKRFEIKDATCSLQSQSSGPGDLFSGIDLDMRDVRFGAEQLGMKVRKLNFETERGFILKKMQGELDSGSEQTALQVELETGNSQIALEGFAGASLPVLLKGPEQLENASLDIRSGRISLKDLSFILRHPVESPVYAFLSPETFELGTALNYRDSTLNISGFSVSRADGFNLDLKGNFDQPFSFPESRTELDLEITGIDPSWAGNLLQELGIEDSIPDVRDLLVTGHVSGSIETPDIRLNLLSSSGSVGIAGSVDIPRRRFQLACSLDQLALGEFLLIPELGTLSASGEVKGAGLPQGGLNADFFVQINSLEFKAYTYRELLLVGRMEPGEYELNLVARDPSLKGDLSLELNLSDSVLMAAGSGSLMAQLDHLNLYEDTLAIELALEGQLSRQESSLESEITASEIRISTPGETALADELRVSFKSDTLASWIQARADFFHLDMILRAPLNQLDSAGKDYRDYFASFREPAHIFSADRLSGLPEIDLTGQISSHGVLDLFLADTGIHFTTFDLSIDHRPGENILSASVRGDEISYGKARTAHLDASITDSAGTVFYEAVAERSSMNSGPENRVKVSGNLSKGSTVTTISAVDSLEKSVYRLEIAGKADSKRIVLEIPSRELILNRHRWQMQSPDLLTMDISTGTVSPSFRLENDSSLIQIRTLDQNQTISYNLDLKQVELSSLLRRGLFPGRPDATFTGTLNYDTGEDQEKRVSTGLQISDVRYSGQDFSDIRLDGTFNAGPSESYTIDLRAQMDSSGFILEGEKIGKGERSMDASFSHFPLIALQPFTREYLSDLGGFVSGKFAISTVQGSEQSRGELNFEDARVKVKLLNSSFRIPSQGIRLTNERVMFAGFTVLDTLGNALKVDGYVDFGGKGPVTADLNISSSKLQLMSRDENTAAPVTGNVFVDSRLTVKGPLTKPVIEGKILLTEGSEIFYQQKEDLRISESEKIVNFVSHADGNDESRIPLAVRQQQFINSSIETLIEIDPSTRINFTLDRRMFHIDLDVKGGGQVLYNMLENERVTLSGSYEINEGSARLNMIGWPRKSFAIAKGGYIRWDGVVENPELRFEAENRVRSALVNPVDGKRRDIEFLVILQMSGYLSDLELLFTIRTPDQYVMSILNTMSPEEKMRQAIQVLLFETIDLPGISQSTDYMTQQVNQILASQLNQLTKNTIKGVDISFGLDSYDQASAEGGSESSTSLSYEVSKSLLNNRGQIEVSGRLHDLNQQPGASDHAVNNVSFEYSLDSAATMYLKVYNEHSYDDVFEGEVTKTGLGFTYRKSYRSFRDIWRRKK from the coding sequence ATGAGCCGGCGAAAGTTAAGCAGGTTTTTGCTGATTTTCCTGGTGGTGACCCTGGGGTTGGTGATCGTGCTGTTTACGGCTATTAACCTTCCTTTCTCCCGGCGTTTTGCCACCAGTCGGGTCAACCAGATCCTCAGTCAGGCAGAGCTGCCGCTCCGCATACAGGCCATAAAGAAAATACTGCCTGCTTCGGTTCAGGTTCAGGGCGCCCTGATAGCGGGACCCCGGGGGGATACCATCCTGTATGCCGGGGAGCTTGAGGCAGATATCCGCCTTCTTGCGCTGCTCAGAAGCAGGGTGGTCATCCGGGATCTTCAACTGGATGGTGTTCGGGTCGAAATTGCACGGGATAGCACTTTACAAGAACTGAATATTGCTTCGGTTTTTCAAACGGGGAAGAAAGAGGAGCCCGAAGTCCCGGAAAAGAATCCTGCCCACTGGAAGATATTCATCAGAAAGGGCAGGCTTTCCAACATCAGTTTCCGGATGAACGACAGCCTGAATGGTATACGGGTTTCACAGCACATTTCAGATCTGGGGATGCGCGGATTCCGGCTTTTGCTCGCTGAAAAGGAATTGTTTTTCAGATCTCTGGAAGTAAGCGGGTCGAGGGGCAATTTGCTCCTGAACTCCAGCCTGCAAACGTCAAATGAAAACTCAGGATTCCCCTGGAATATGGGGTTTCAAAGCCTGGCACTGAAAAATATCGATTTTACATTTATGCAGCTTGCCGATAGTCTGAAGCTGCAAGCACAGCTGAAGGAGGCAAACATGCAGGCCGAGAAAATCGATCTCCCGTCAAAAACCCTGGATCTAAAAAGATTTGAAATAAAGGATGCCACCTGCTCCCTGCAATCCCAAAGCAGCGGACCGGGGGATCTGTTCAGCGGTATTGATCTGGATATGAGAGATGTCAGGTTCGGAGCGGAACAGCTAGGGATGAAAGTGCGGAAACTGAATTTTGAAACGGAAAGGGGATTTATCCTGAAGAAGATGCAGGGTGAGCTTGATTCCGGCAGCGAGCAGACTGCACTTCAAGTGGAGCTTGAGACCGGGAACAGTCAGATTGCCCTGGAGGGCTTTGCAGGCGCAAGTCTGCCGGTACTCCTTAAAGGTCCTGAACAGCTGGAGAACGCTTCCCTGGATATCCGGTCTGGCCGGATATCCCTGAAGGATCTTTCATTCATTTTAAGGCATCCCGTGGAATCTCCGGTCTATGCTTTCCTCTCACCGGAGACTTTTGAATTGGGAACTGCCCTGAATTACCGGGATTCCACCCTGAATATATCCGGGTTTTCGGTCTCCCGGGCAGATGGCTTTAATCTGGATCTGAAAGGAAACTTTGACCAGCCTTTCAGCTTCCCGGAATCAAGGACTGAACTGGATCTGGAGATTACAGGGATCGATCCGTCCTGGGCCGGGAACCTGCTGCAGGAACTGGGGATTGAGGATTCCATCCCGGATGTCAGGGACCTGCTTGTCACGGGACATGTATCCGGTTCAATAGAAACACCGGATATCCGGCTGAACTTATTGAGCTCTTCCGGAAGTGTCGGAATTGCCGGTTCCGTGGATATTCCCCGGCGTCGCTTTCAACTGGCCTGTTCCCTGGATCAGCTTGCTCTCGGGGAGTTTCTCCTTATCCCTGAGTTGGGGACCCTGAGCGCTTCCGGAGAAGTAAAAGGTGCCGGATTGCCGCAAGGAGGGCTGAATGCTGATTTCTTTGTGCAGATTAACAGCCTCGAGTTCAAGGCTTATACCTACCGGGAATTATTGCTGGTGGGAAGGATGGAACCGGGTGAATATGAGCTCAATCTGGTTGCGAGGGACCCCTCTCTGAAGGGTGACCTGAGTTTGGAGCTGAACCTAAGTGATTCGGTGCTTATGGCAGCTGGCAGCGGTAGCCTGATGGCGCAGCTTGATCATCTGAATTTGTATGAGGATACCCTGGCCATAGAGCTGGCTTTGGAGGGGCAACTGAGCAGGCAGGAGAGTAGTCTGGAATCGGAGATTACCGCCAGTGAGATCCGGATTTCCACCCCTGGCGAAACTGCTCTGGCAGACGAACTGAGGGTAAGCTTTAAATCCGACACCTTAGCTTCATGGATTCAGGCCCGGGCAGATTTCTTCCATCTGGACATGATCCTACGGGCGCCTCTGAATCAGCTCGATTCGGCAGGAAAGGATTACAGAGATTACTTTGCATCCTTCCGGGAACCCGCTCATATTTTTTCGGCGGACCGGCTGTCGGGCCTCCCCGAAATAGACCTTACAGGGCAGATATCCAGTCACGGGGTCCTGGACCTGTTTTTGGCGGATACCGGGATCCATTTCACCACCTTTGATCTTTCCATCGACCACCGTCCGGGAGAAAACATCCTGAGTGCCTCTGTACGGGGAGATGAGATTTCATACGGGAAGGCGCGTACGGCTCATCTTGATGCATCCATAACCGATTCGGCAGGAACCGTTTTTTATGAGGCTGTGGCAGAACGTTCCTCCATGAATTCAGGACCGGAGAACAGGGTGAAGGTCAGTGGCAACCTGAGTAAGGGGAGCACGGTTACCACTATCTCTGCAGTTGATTCCCTGGAAAAAAGCGTCTACAGGTTGGAGATAGCCGGAAAGGCGGACAGCAAGCGGATTGTTCTGGAGATACCCTCCAGGGAGCTTATTCTGAACCGGCACCGGTGGCAGATGCAGAGTCCGGATCTGCTGACCATGGATATCTCAACCGGAACAGTGTCTCCATCTTTCCGCCTGGAAAACGATAGTTCACTTATTCAGATCAGAACCCTGGATCAGAATCAAACTATTAGCTACAACCTTGATCTGAAACAGGTTGAGCTTAGTTCTCTTTTGCGCAGGGGCCTTTTCCCGGGCAGGCCTGATGCTACCTTTACCGGCACCCTTAACTATGATACAGGCGAGGATCAGGAGAAGAGAGTATCGACCGGGCTGCAGATAAGTGATGTCAGGTATTCCGGGCAGGATTTCAGCGATATTCGCCTGGATGGGACTTTTAATGCCGGGCCTTCTGAAAGTTATACCATTGATTTGAGGGCGCAAATGGATTCTTCCGGTTTTATTTTAGAGGGAGAGAAAATCGGGAAAGGAGAACGCAGCATGGATGCCTCATTTTCTCATTTCCCACTTATCGCCCTTCAACCTTTCACCAGGGAGTATCTTTCGGATCTGGGAGGTTTTGTTTCAGGAAAATTTGCGATCTCAACGGTTCAGGGGAGTGAACAGTCACGGGGCGAACTGAATTTTGAAGATGCCCGGGTGAAAGTGAAGCTCTTAAACAGTTCATTCAGAATTCCTTCCCAGGGCATCCGGCTTACAAATGAAAGAGTAATGTTTGCCGGTTTTACCGTTCTGGATACCCTCGGCAATGCCCTGAAAGTTGATGGTTATGTGGATTTTGGGGGAAAAGGGCCGGTTACGGCAGATCTGAATATATCTTCCTCAAAACTGCAGTTGATGAGCAGAGATGAAAATACTGCAGCGCCAGTTACAGGGAATGTGTTTGTGGATTCCAGGCTTACCGTAAAGGGCCCGCTTACCAAACCGGTGATCGAAGGAAAAATCTTACTTACAGAGGGCTCTGAGATCTTTTACCAGCAGAAAGAAGACTTAAGGATCTCGGAAAGTGAGAAGATCGTAAATTTTGTCAGCCATGCGGACGGGAACGATGAGTCCCGAATCCCGTTAGCGGTCAGGCAGCAACAATTCATAAACTCCTCTATCGAAACGCTCATTGAAATTGATCCCTCTACCAGGATCAACTTCACTCTGGACAGGCGAATGTTCCATATCGACCTGGATGTGAAGGGAGGCGGACAGGTGTTGTATAATATGCTTGAAAATGAAAGGGTAACATTATCGGGTAGTTATGAGATAAATGAAGGATCCGCCAGGCTTAATATGATAGGCTGGCCCAGGAAGTCTTTTGCCATTGCGAAGGGTGGCTATATCCGCTGGGATGGGGTGGTTGAGAATCCGGAATTAAGGTTTGAGGCCGAGAACAGGGTAAGGAGTGCCTTAGTGAATCCGGTGGACGGGAAACGAAGGGATATAGAGTTTCTGGTGATACTGCAGATGTCTGGCTACCTGTCCGATCTGGAGCTATTGTTTACCATCCGGACCCCGGATCAGTATGTGATGAGCATCCTTAACACCATGAGCCCGGAAGAGAAGATGCGCCAGGCCATTCAGGTGCTTCTGTTTGAGACTATTGATTTGCCCGGGATTTCCCAGTCGACCGATTATATGACCCAGCAGGTGAATCAGATTCTGGCATCCCAGTTAAACCAGCTTACCAAAAACACCATCAAGGGAGTTGATATCTCCTTTGGACTTGATTCATATGATCAGGCCTCTGCCGAGGGTGGGAGTGAGTCCAGCACCAGTCTTTCCTACGAAGTAAGTAAATCGCTGCTGAATAACCGGGGTCAGATTGAAGTCTCTGGACGATTGCACGATCTGAACCAGCAACCCGGGGCCTCCGACCACGCTGTGAATAATGTATCTTTCGAATACAGTCTTGATTCTGCGGCCACTATGTACCTGAAAGTATACAACGAGCATAGCTACGATGATGTTTTTGAAGGGGAAGTAACAAAAACCGGACTGGGATTTACCTATCGGAAAAGCTACCGGTCATTCCGCGATATCTGGAGGCGCAAGAAATGA